A region from the Azospirillum thermophilum genome encodes:
- a CDS encoding DsbE family thiol:disulfide interchange protein, protein MLRRLIYLLPLLLFAGVGIAFLRGFERDPRDIPSALIDKPVPAFTLPPLPGRKEGLSSEGLKGDVTLVNVFASWCIPCKAEHPVITRLAREQGVTVRAINHKDKAEDALAWLQRNGDPYASIGADLDGRVSIDWGVYGVPESFLVDRQGRIRFKHVGPLTPQVVEQQILPLVKELRKG, encoded by the coding sequence ATGCTGCGCCGCCTGATCTACCTGCTGCCGCTGCTGCTGTTCGCCGGCGTCGGCATCGCCTTCCTCCGGGGGTTCGAGCGTGACCCGCGGGATATCCCGTCGGCCCTGATCGACAAGCCGGTGCCCGCCTTCACCCTGCCGCCGCTGCCCGGCCGCAAGGAGGGACTGTCGAGCGAGGGGCTGAAGGGCGACGTGACGCTGGTCAACGTCTTCGCCTCCTGGTGCATTCCCTGCAAAGCCGAGCATCCGGTGATCACCCGGCTGGCGCGCGAGCAGGGGGTGACCGTCCGTGCCATCAACCACAAGGACAAGGCGGAGGACGCGCTGGCCTGGCTGCAGCGCAACGGCGATCCCTACGCCAGCATCGGCGCCGACCTCGACGGTCGCGTTTCCATCGACTGGGGCGTCTACGGCGTGCCGGAGAGCTTCCTGGTGGACCGCCAGGGCCGCATCCGCTTCAAGCATGTCGGCCCGCTGACCCCGCAGGTCGTGGAGCAGCAGATCCTCCCCCTGGTGAAGGAGCTGAGGAAGGGATGA
- the addA gene encoding double-strand break repair helicase AddA: MPWVLFKLDGGLDHILIDEAQDTNPEQWQIVAAIAEEFFAGLDSRPADGTVRTVFAVGDEKQSIFSFQRADPAEFARMRRHFQSRAEAAERFWAAVELDISFRSTAAVLQAVDAVFTREAARDGVASDTSPVIRHRAFRRGHGGLVELWPPVRPAEPAEPEPWAPPLDRESADSPSARLAAVIAHTIHRWIAGGEMLEARGRPVQPGDVMVLVRRRTGFVTELVRALKDRDVPVAGVDRMVLTEQLAVMDLMALAEFLLLPEDDLTLATVLKGPLIGLTEDQLFQLAHGRRGTLWRSLVARAEEEDAFRPARRYLGALLARTDFSAPYELFAALLNTPCPADDRSGRRAILRRLGPDAQDPLDEFLAVCLAFEKTEPPSLQNFLAWLAASDAEIKRELEQGGGTVRIMTVHGSKGLQAPIVFLPDTLSSPTQSPPVLWPDEGCEVPLFAPRRGQEDALCAEARVRANRRRDQEYRRLLYVALTRAEDRLYVCGWQGRKDPAEGCWYRLVEEAMREVGVPHAYDFSGLCPDGWAGDGWRLYEPQTAVVPRADAEDAASAPDHAMPPWLADPAPMEPEPSRPLTPSRPDADEPAVRSPLGSDNGLKYKRGLLVHRMLQSLPDLPDAERDAACRRFLARPAHDLPPDQQEELAAETLAVLRHPDFAHLFGPNSRAEVPVVGVVGDRALSGQIDRLAMVGDTVWVVDYKTNRPPPRILSEVPTLYRRQMAAYRAALTRIYPGKTVRCVLLWTDGPFLMELPAELLEADAVLPPGMTAPGARR; encoded by the coding sequence CCACATCCTGATCGACGAGGCGCAGGATACCAATCCGGAGCAGTGGCAGATCGTCGCCGCCATCGCCGAGGAGTTCTTCGCCGGGCTCGACAGCCGGCCCGCCGACGGCACCGTCCGCACCGTCTTCGCGGTGGGCGACGAGAAGCAGTCGATCTTCAGCTTCCAGCGCGCCGATCCGGCGGAATTCGCCCGCATGCGCCGCCACTTCCAGAGCCGGGCGGAGGCGGCCGAGCGGTTCTGGGCGGCGGTGGAGCTCGACATCTCCTTCCGCTCCACCGCCGCCGTGCTGCAGGCGGTGGACGCCGTCTTCACGCGGGAGGCGGCGCGCGACGGCGTCGCCTCCGACACCAGCCCGGTGATCCGCCACCGCGCCTTCCGCCGCGGCCATGGCGGGCTGGTCGAGCTGTGGCCGCCGGTCAGGCCGGCCGAGCCCGCGGAGCCGGAGCCCTGGGCGCCGCCGCTCGACCGCGAGTCGGCCGATTCGCCCTCCGCCCGCCTCGCCGCGGTCATCGCCCACACCATCCACCGCTGGATCGCCGGCGGCGAGATGCTGGAGGCGCGCGGCCGCCCGGTGCAGCCGGGCGACGTCATGGTCCTGGTCCGCCGCCGCACCGGCTTCGTGACGGAGCTGGTGCGCGCGCTGAAGGACCGCGACGTGCCGGTGGCCGGCGTCGACCGCATGGTGCTGACCGAGCAGCTTGCCGTCATGGACCTGATGGCGCTGGCGGAGTTCCTGCTGCTGCCGGAAGACGACCTGACGCTCGCCACCGTGCTGAAGGGGCCGCTGATCGGCCTGACGGAGGACCAGCTCTTCCAGCTCGCCCACGGCCGGCGCGGCACGCTGTGGCGCTCGCTGGTGGCGCGGGCGGAGGAGGAGGACGCCTTCCGCCCGGCCCGCCGCTACCTGGGCGCGCTGCTGGCCCGCACCGACTTCTCCGCCCCCTACGAGCTGTTCGCCGCCCTGCTGAACACCCCCTGCCCGGCCGACGACCGCTCCGGCCGGCGGGCGATCCTGAGGCGACTCGGGCCGGACGCGCAGGACCCGCTCGACGAGTTCCTCGCCGTCTGCCTCGCCTTCGAGAAGACCGAGCCGCCTTCGCTGCAGAACTTCCTCGCCTGGCTTGCCGCCAGCGACGCCGAGATCAAGCGCGAGCTGGAACAGGGCGGCGGCACCGTGCGCATCATGACGGTGCATGGGTCCAAGGGCCTCCAGGCCCCCATCGTCTTCCTGCCTGACACGCTGAGCAGCCCGACGCAGAGCCCGCCGGTCCTGTGGCCCGACGAGGGCTGCGAGGTGCCGCTCTTCGCCCCCCGCCGCGGTCAGGAGGACGCGCTGTGCGCCGAGGCGCGCGTACGCGCCAACCGGCGCCGCGACCAGGAGTATAGGCGCCTGCTGTACGTCGCCCTCACCCGGGCGGAGGACAGGCTGTACGTCTGCGGCTGGCAGGGCAGGAAGGATCCCGCCGAAGGCTGCTGGTACCGACTGGTCGAGGAGGCGATGCGCGAGGTCGGCGTGCCGCACGCCTACGACTTCTCCGGCCTCTGCCCCGACGGCTGGGCCGGCGACGGCTGGCGCCTCTACGAGCCGCAGACCGCCGTCGTGCCGCGCGCGGACGCGGAGGACGCCGCCAGCGCCCCGGACCACGCCATGCCGCCCTGGCTGGCCGACCCGGCGCCGATGGAGCCGGAGCCGTCGCGCCCCCTGACCCCGTCGCGCCCGGATGCCGACGAGCCGGCCGTACGCTCGCCGCTCGGTTCCGACAACGGGCTGAAGTACAAGCGCGGCCTGCTGGTCCACCGCATGCTGCAATCCCTGCCGGACCTGCCCGACGCCGAGCGCGACGCCGCCTGCCGCCGCTTCCTCGCCCGCCCGGCCCACGACCTGCCGCCGGACCAGCAGGAGGAGCTGGCGGCCGAGACGCTGGCGGTGCTGCGCCATCCCGACTTCGCCCATCTCTTCGGCCCGAACTCGCGGGCGGAGGTTCCGGTGGTCGGCGTGGTGGGCGACCGTGCGCTGTCCGGCCAGATCGACCGGCTGGCGATGGTCGGGGATACGGTCTGGGTGGTGGACTACAAGACCAACCGCCCGCCGCCGCGCATCCTGTCGGAGGTGCCGACCCTCTACCGGCGCCAGATGGCGGCCTACCGGGCGGCGCTGACGCGCATCTATCCCGGGAAGACGGTGCGCTGCGTGCTGCTGTGGACCGACGGCCCCTTCCTGATGGAACTGCCGGCGGAACTTCTGGAGGCGGACGCCGTTTTGCCTCCGGGCATGACGGCGCCGGGTGCAAGGAGATGA
- a CDS encoding 4a-hydroxytetrahydrobiopterin dehydratase: MLAPPAKRPLAGADETLVGETNKMSDRLVGIKRQTALKELHGWAEVLERDAIRKTYHFPDFAAAWGFMNQVALLAERQQHHPEWFNDLGRVEVILYTRSADGVTQADVDFAHRLDQMAPPDNR, from the coding sequence ATGCTTGCCCCGCCCGCCAAGCGTCCGCTGGCCGGGGCGGATGAGACGTTAGTGGGAGAAACGAACAAGATGTCGGACAGGCTGGTGGGGATCAAGCGGCAGACCGCGCTGAAGGAACTGCATGGCTGGGCCGAGGTGCTGGAGCGCGACGCGATCCGCAAGACCTACCATTTTCCCGACTTCGCCGCGGCCTGGGGGTTCATGAACCAGGTCGCCCTGCTGGCGGAGCGGCAGCAGCACCATCCCGAATGGTTCAACGACCTGGGCCGGGTGGAGGTCATCCTCTACACCCGCTCCGCCGACGGCGTGACCCAGGCCGACGTCGACTTCGCCCACCGGCTCGACCAGATGGCGCCCCCGGACAATCGCTAG
- a CDS encoding heme lyase CcmF/NrfE family subunit, translating to MIPELGHYALVLALFVALVQSGLPLVGAATGNAAWMAVARPAAIAQMLLVLLSYAALTWAHVVSDFSVLNVVQNSHSMKPMLYKVSGVWGNHEGSMMLWIVMLTLFGAAVAVFGRNLPPTLKARVLSVQGMIGVGFLLFILATSNPFTRVVPAPLDGNDLNPLLQDPGLAFHPPFLYAGYVGFSMAFSFAVAALIEGRVDPAWARWVRPWTLAAWSTLTMGIAMGSWWAYYELGWGGWWYWDPVENASFMPWLAGTALLHSAIVVEKRDALKTWTILLAIVTFSLSLMGTFLVRSGILTSVHAFAVDPARGVFILILLGIATGGSLLLYSLRAPSLKAGGLFAPISREGGLVLNNLLLSTATATVFIGTLYPLFLDILNLGKVSVGAPFFNATFVPLAIPLVVAMSVGPFLAWKRGDLGAALVRLWSAGVAVVAVVAVTAYMTAGGGPLMALVGMALAAWAFFGALAELAERIRLFRIPLKDSWIRAVNLPRSAWGMTIAHASLGIAIVGMTGTSAWQSEAIQAMKPGDRTEIAGYSVSFDRIGEVAGQNFRADEGVFTVARGGRTVAVLTPQRRSYPVTRMTTTEAAIHTTWLSDIYIALGDPVQNGTAWTVRLYHHPLVPWIWIGGVGMMLGGLVSLTDRRFRVGVPERRRAAAGARPGTPQPAE from the coding sequence GTGATCCCCGAACTCGGCCATTATGCGCTGGTGCTGGCGCTGTTCGTGGCGCTGGTCCAGTCCGGCCTGCCGCTGGTCGGCGCCGCCACCGGCAACGCCGCCTGGATGGCGGTCGCCCGCCCGGCGGCCATCGCGCAGATGCTTCTGGTGCTGCTGTCCTACGCCGCCCTGACCTGGGCCCATGTGGTCTCGGACTTCAGCGTGCTGAACGTGGTGCAGAACAGCCACTCGATGAAGCCGATGCTCTACAAGGTGTCGGGCGTCTGGGGGAACCACGAGGGCTCGATGATGCTGTGGATCGTCATGCTGACCCTGTTCGGGGCGGCGGTGGCGGTCTTCGGGCGCAACCTGCCGCCGACGCTGAAGGCGCGGGTGCTGTCGGTCCAGGGCATGATCGGCGTCGGCTTCCTGCTGTTCATCCTGGCGACCTCCAACCCCTTCACCCGCGTGGTGCCGGCGCCGCTCGACGGCAACGACCTGAACCCGCTGCTGCAGGATCCCGGCCTCGCCTTCCACCCGCCCTTCCTCTATGCGGGCTATGTCGGCTTCTCCATGGCCTTCTCCTTCGCCGTGGCGGCGCTGATCGAAGGGCGGGTCGATCCCGCCTGGGCGCGCTGGGTGCGGCCCTGGACGCTGGCCGCCTGGTCGACCCTGACCATGGGCATCGCCATGGGCTCCTGGTGGGCCTATTACGAGCTGGGCTGGGGCGGCTGGTGGTACTGGGACCCGGTCGAGAACGCCTCCTTCATGCCCTGGCTGGCCGGCACCGCGCTGCTGCACTCCGCCATCGTGGTGGAGAAGCGCGACGCGCTGAAGACCTGGACGATCCTGCTGGCCATCGTCACCTTCTCGCTGTCGCTGATGGGCACCTTCCTGGTGCGCTCCGGCATCCTGACCTCGGTCCATGCCTTCGCGGTGGACCCGGCGCGCGGCGTCTTCATCCTGATCCTGCTGGGCATCGCCACCGGCGGTTCGCTCCTGCTCTACAGCCTGCGGGCGCCCAGCCTGAAGGCCGGCGGCCTGTTCGCCCCGATCAGCCGCGAGGGCGGGCTGGTGCTGAACAACCTGCTGCTGTCCACCGCGACGGCGACGGTGTTCATCGGCACGCTCTACCCGCTGTTCCTCGACATCCTGAACCTCGGCAAGGTGTCGGTCGGCGCCCCCTTCTTCAACGCCACCTTCGTGCCGCTGGCGATCCCGCTGGTCGTCGCCATGTCGGTCGGCCCCTTCCTCGCCTGGAAGCGCGGCGACCTGGGGGCGGCGCTGGTCCGGCTGTGGTCGGCCGGGGTCGCCGTGGTGGCCGTGGTCGCCGTCACCGCCTACATGACGGCCGGCGGCGGCCCGCTGATGGCGCTGGTCGGCATGGCGCTGGCCGCCTGGGCCTTCTTCGGGGCGCTGGCCGAGCTGGCCGAGCGCATCCGCCTGTTCCGCATCCCGCTGAAGGACAGCTGGATCCGCGCCGTCAACCTGCCGCGCAGCGCCTGGGGCATGACCATCGCCCACGCCTCGCTCGGCATCGCCATCGTCGGCATGACCGGCACCTCCGCCTGGCAGTCGGAGGCGATCCAGGCGATGAAGCCGGGCGACCGGACCGAGATCGCCGGCTACAGCGTCAGTTTCGACCGCATCGGCGAGGTCGCCGGCCAGAATTTCCGTGCGGACGAGGGTGTGTTCACCGTGGCCCGCGGCGGCCGGACGGTGGCCGTCCTCACGCCGCAGCGGCGCAGCTATCCCGTCACCCGCATGACGACGACGGAGGCGGCGATCCACACCACCTGGCTGTCCGACATCTACATCGCGCTCGGCGATCCGGTGCAGAACGGCACGGCCTGGACGGTGCGGCTCTACCACCACCCGCTGGTTCCCTGGATCTGGATCGGCGGTGTCGGGATGATGCTGGGCGGACTGGTCAGCCTGACCGACCGGCGTTTCCGCGTCGGCGTGCCGGAGCGCCGCCGTGCGGCGGCCGGCGCACGGCCCGGCACGCCGCAGCCGGCCGAATGA
- the ccmE gene encoding cytochrome c maturation protein CcmE — MTRKKRRLYMLALALLGLGTATALTLTAFQDNIVFFYSPSDLQTKQVGERSFRLGGLVEEGSVKKLPDGVTTEFRVTDTVNTVPVSYRGQLPDLFREGQGVVAEGRMGGGVFVAREVLAKHDENYMPPEVTDALKRAGVYKEAGKEAGKEAGAAPSSGPSSAGPQPAPKAGS, encoded by the coding sequence ATGACCAGGAAGAAACGGCGCCTCTACATGCTGGCGCTGGCCCTGCTGGGGCTCGGCACCGCGACCGCCCTGACGCTGACCGCGTTCCAGGACAACATCGTCTTCTTCTACAGCCCCAGCGACCTGCAGACCAAGCAGGTGGGCGAGCGCAGCTTCCGCCTGGGCGGGCTGGTGGAGGAAGGCAGCGTGAAGAAGCTGCCGGACGGCGTCACCACGGAGTTCCGCGTCACCGACACGGTCAACACGGTGCCGGTTTCCTACCGCGGCCAGCTTCCCGACCTGTTCCGCGAAGGGCAGGGCGTGGTGGCCGAGGGCAGGATGGGCGGCGGCGTCTTCGTGGCGCGCGAGGTGCTGGCCAAGCACGACGAGAACTACATGCCGCCCGAGGTGACGGACGCGCTGAAGCGCGCCGGCGTCTACAAGGAGGCCGGCAAGGAGGCCGGCAAGGAGGCGGGCGCCGCCCCGTCTTCCGGCCCATCTTCCGCCGGTCCGCAGCCGGCGCCGAAGGCCGGCTCCTGA
- a CDS encoding metallopeptidase family protein has translation MIGKPASTFTVPPSVADLERMAELALDTIPGELLAPVRNLVVHVEDFPDEDTEKEMELESPFDLLGLYRGVDMTRQSVADVRSGPDMIFLYRRPILDYWCETGEELPAIVRHVLIHEIGHHFGFSDEDMERIEAME, from the coding sequence ATGATTGGGAAACCCGCATCGACCTTCACCGTTCCCCCCTCCGTCGCCGACCTGGAGCGGATGGCGGAGCTTGCGCTCGACACCATCCCGGGGGAACTGCTGGCCCCTGTCCGGAACCTCGTGGTCCATGTCGAGGATTTCCCCGACGAGGATACGGAGAAGGAGATGGAGTTGGAAAGCCCCTTCGACCTCCTCGGCCTCTACCGGGGGGTGGACATGACGCGGCAGAGCGTCGCGGATGTCCGTTCCGGCCCCGACATGATCTTTCTCTACCGCAGGCCGATCCTGGATTACTGGTGCGAGACGGGGGAGGAGCTGCCCGCCATCGTCCGTCACGTCCTGATCCATGAGATCGGCCATCATTTCGGCTTTTCCGACGAGGATATGGAGCGTATCGAGGCGATGGAATAA
- a CDS encoding heme ABC transporter permease: MHRFANPARFLRLSAAILPWSAGATVILMIVGIWLSLFGSPPDYQQGDTVRIMYIHVPAAWMSLFVYTNMAVAAAVGLVWKHPLADLFAKAAAPIGAGFTFICLVTGSLWGAPMWGTWWVWDARLTSVLILFFLYLGYMALVNAFDDPQRGLRAGNVLLLVGIVNVPIIKFSVDWWNTLHQPASVVRMGGPTIDPSMLAPLFVMAAAFTTYFVSVVILRVRAEIAQRRVQTLRLGGAQG, encoded by the coding sequence ATGCATCGTTTCGCCAACCCTGCCCGTTTCCTGCGACTGTCCGCGGCCATCCTGCCGTGGAGCGCCGGGGCGACCGTGATCCTCATGATCGTCGGGATCTGGCTCAGCCTGTTCGGCTCGCCGCCGGACTATCAGCAGGGCGACACGGTGCGGATCATGTACATCCATGTGCCGGCCGCCTGGATGAGCCTGTTCGTCTATACCAACATGGCGGTCGCCGCGGCGGTCGGGCTGGTGTGGAAGCATCCGCTGGCCGACCTGTTCGCCAAGGCGGCGGCCCCGATCGGCGCCGGCTTCACCTTCATCTGCCTCGTCACCGGCAGCCTGTGGGGCGCGCCGATGTGGGGCACTTGGTGGGTATGGGACGCCCGGCTGACCAGCGTGCTGATCCTGTTCTTCCTCTATCTCGGCTACATGGCGCTGGTGAACGCCTTCGACGACCCGCAGCGCGGCCTGCGCGCCGGCAACGTGCTGCTGCTGGTGGGCATCGTCAACGTGCCGATCATCAAGTTCTCGGTCGACTGGTGGAACACGCTGCACCAGCCCGCCAGCGTGGTGCGGATGGGCGGCCCGACCATCGATCCGTCGATGCTGGCCCCCCTCTTCGTGATGGCGGCGGCCTTCACCACCTATTTCGTGTCGGTCGTCATCCTGCGGGTGCGGGCCGAGATCGCGCAGCGCCGCGTCCAGACCCTGCGCCTCGGCGGCGCGCAGGGCTGA
- the ccmD gene encoding heme exporter protein CcmD: protein MSDFLAMGGYAAYIWPAYGLTAAVLLGLLVATVKGLRSVEATARALEATRPARRRERAPRGAAIASEATASNKAAGTPAGVSEG, encoded by the coding sequence ATGTCGGACTTCCTCGCCATGGGCGGCTATGCCGCCTACATCTGGCCGGCCTACGGGCTGACGGCGGCCGTGCTGCTCGGGCTGCTCGTCGCCACCGTGAAGGGGCTGCGCAGCGTCGAGGCCACGGCCAGGGCGCTTGAGGCCACCCGCCCGGCCCGCCGTCGCGAGCGCGCCCCGCGCGGGGCCGCCATCGCGTCCGAAGCGACCGCATCGAACAAGGCCGCCGGAACGCCGGCGGGGGTGAGTGAAGGATGA
- the modD gene encoding ModD protein: MTVLPDAALSALLAQDAPYGDLTTDSLGIGARPARMRFAARGAMVLAASEEAARLVELAGGGVAAVVASGTVLEAGTVFLEAEGTAGALHRSWKAAQTLVEYASGIATRARRIVEAAPGVTVACTRKNFPGAKEISVKAVLAGGAVMHRLGLSETLLVFAEHRAFLDGAPQEWIAALRRRAPEKKIVVEVGSVEEAVALAHAGADVLQLEKLPPEAARAVIEATRGLVPPPVVAPAGGVTEANAAAYAAAGCRLLVTSAPFFGAPADVQVTLVPR, from the coding sequence ATGACCGTCCTGCCCGACGCCGCCCTTTCGGCACTGCTGGCCCAGGACGCGCCCTACGGCGATCTCACCACCGACAGCCTGGGAATCGGCGCCCGGCCCGCCCGCATGCGATTCGCCGCGCGCGGCGCCATGGTGCTGGCGGCGTCGGAGGAGGCGGCGCGGCTGGTCGAACTGGCCGGCGGCGGCGTCGCGGCGGTGGTTGCCAGCGGAACGGTGCTCGAAGCCGGCACCGTCTTCCTGGAGGCGGAGGGCACGGCCGGCGCCCTGCACCGGTCGTGGAAGGCGGCGCAGACCCTGGTCGAGTACGCCTCCGGCATCGCGACCCGCGCCCGCCGCATCGTCGAGGCGGCCCCCGGCGTCACCGTCGCCTGCACGCGCAAGAACTTTCCCGGCGCCAAGGAGATCAGCGTCAAGGCCGTGCTGGCCGGCGGGGCGGTGATGCACCGGCTCGGCCTGTCGGAGACGCTGCTGGTCTTCGCCGAGCATCGCGCCTTCCTCGACGGTGCGCCGCAGGAGTGGATCGCCGCCCTGCGCCGCCGGGCGCCGGAGAAGAAGATCGTCGTCGAGGTCGGCTCGGTGGAGGAGGCGGTGGCGCTCGCCCATGCCGGGGCCGACGTGCTGCAGTTGGAGAAGCTGCCGCCCGAGGCGGCGCGCGCGGTGATCGAGGCGACGCGCGGTCTCGTGCCGCCGCCGGTGGTGGCGCCGGCCGGCGGCGTGACCGAGGCGAACGCCGCCGCCTATGCCGCCGCGGGCTGCCGGCTGCTGGTCACCTCCGCCCCCTTCTTCGGCGCGCCGGCCGACGTCCAGGTGACGCTGGTGCCGCGTTGA
- the ccmI gene encoding c-type cytochrome biogenesis protein CcmI — translation MLFWIVAAALTVAVLLLIVRPLVAAPRAASAPHEAADYNLEVYRDQLQEVDRDRARGLISEAQARAAKAEIGRRMLATAETAPRAPAAASRSARLLAVLLVLAVPVGAVAVYGSLGRPALPAQPLAERNLHQERGGPPQSVVAAVEKLRAQLAEQPNDPQGWYILSQAYAKMGRQDEAVEAARKAGSLAKDDPEVQGYLGEILASTNGGTITEESLRAFEAVVAADPKDARARFYLALGRTQAGDQKGALERLQALLADSPADAPWVPLVQDQIREVAVALNLDPAKVTPQPLPAEKPAAQSSAGAPTGAPEGMSPQDRDQMIRGMVASLAAKLEENPSDVDGWLKLARSYDVLGDREKALEAARRAREQAPERPDVLIAYASARLSALPKEAVADNRAMPQDVVADLRKALTVEPANRDALWLLGLDAAGTGRKDEAADLWGRLLAQFKPSDPEYNLLRARIDQLKAGG, via the coding sequence ATGCTGTTCTGGATCGTCGCCGCCGCCCTGACGGTGGCCGTGCTGCTGCTGATCGTGCGCCCGCTGGTGGCCGCGCCCCGTGCCGCCTCCGCCCCGCACGAGGCCGCCGACTACAACCTGGAAGTCTACCGCGACCAGCTCCAGGAGGTCGACCGCGACCGTGCCCGCGGGCTGATCAGCGAGGCGCAGGCCAGGGCCGCCAAGGCGGAGATCGGCCGCCGCATGCTGGCGACGGCGGAGACGGCCCCCCGGGCGCCTGCTGCGGCGAGCCGGTCGGCCAGGCTGCTCGCCGTGCTGCTGGTGCTGGCGGTCCCGGTCGGGGCGGTGGCGGTCTACGGCTCGCTGGGGCGGCCGGCGCTGCCGGCCCAGCCGCTGGCCGAGCGCAACCTGCACCAGGAGCGGGGCGGCCCGCCGCAGAGCGTCGTCGCCGCGGTGGAGAAGCTGCGCGCCCAGCTCGCCGAACAGCCGAACGACCCGCAGGGCTGGTACATCCTGTCCCAGGCCTATGCCAAGATGGGCCGCCAGGACGAGGCGGTGGAGGCCGCGCGCAAGGCCGGATCGCTCGCCAAGGACGATCCGGAGGTGCAGGGCTATCTCGGCGAGATCCTCGCCTCCACCAATGGCGGCACCATCACGGAAGAGTCGCTGAGGGCCTTCGAGGCGGTGGTTGCCGCCGACCCCAAGGATGCCCGGGCCCGCTTCTATCTGGCGCTCGGCCGGACGCAGGCCGGCGACCAGAAGGGGGCGCTGGAGCGGCTGCAGGCCCTGCTGGCCGACTCGCCGGCCGACGCGCCCTGGGTGCCGCTCGTCCAGGACCAGATCCGCGAGGTGGCGGTCGCCCTCAACCTCGACCCGGCGAAGGTGACGCCGCAGCCGCTCCCCGCCGAGAAGCCCGCCGCCCAGTCTTCGGCGGGCGCTCCGACCGGCGCGCCGGAAGGGATGAGCCCGCAGGACCGCGACCAGATGATCCGCGGCATGGTCGCCAGCCTCGCCGCCAAGCTGGAGGAGAATCCCTCCGACGTGGATGGCTGGCTGAAGCTCGCCCGTTCCTACGACGTGCTGGGCGACAGGGAGAAGGCCCTGGAGGCCGCCCGCCGTGCCCGCGAGCAGGCCCCGGAGCGGCCGGACGTGCTGATCGCCTATGCCTCGGCCCGCCTGTCGGCCCTGCCGAAGGAGGCGGTGGCCGACAACAGGGCGATGCCGCAGGACGTGGTCGCCGACCTGCGCAAGGCCCTGACGGTGGAGCCGGCCAACCGCGACGCGCTGTGGCTGCTCGGCCTGGATGCCGCCGGCACCGGCCGCAAGGACGAGGCGGCGGATCTGTGGGGCCGGCTGCTGGCGCAGTTCAAGCCCTCCGATCCGGAATACAACCTGCTGCGCGCCCGCATCGACCAGTTGAAGGCCGGGGGCTGA
- a CDS encoding cytochrome c-type biogenesis protein: protein MTARKIVPGLTGLLLAAVLALAAPAVQAVQPDEVLPDPAMETRAREISKELRCLVCQNQSIDDSNAPLARDLRLLVRERLKAGDSDTQVLGFVTDRYGDYVLLKPPFKTTTLLLWGAPFALLVFGAIGTVIYLRGRRGVAAGADTPPLSEDEQRRLEALLRKDQA from the coding sequence ATGACCGCCCGCAAGATCGTTCCGGGGCTGACCGGCCTGCTGCTGGCGGCCGTCCTGGCGCTCGCCGCGCCGGCCGTCCAGGCCGTCCAGCCCGACGAGGTGCTGCCCGATCCGGCGATGGAGACCCGCGCGCGGGAGATCAGCAAGGAGCTGCGCTGCCTCGTCTGCCAGAACCAGTCGATCGACGATTCCAACGCGCCGCTCGCCCGCGACCTGCGCCTGCTGGTGCGCGAGCGGCTGAAGGCCGGCGACAGCGACACCCAGGTGCTGGGCTTCGTCACCGACCGCTACGGCGACTATGTGCTGCTGAAGCCGCCTTTCAAGACGACCACCCTGCTGCTGTGGGGCGCCCCCTTCGCCCTGCTGGTGTTCGGCGCCATCGGGACGGTCATCTACCTGCGCGGCCGCCGCGGCGTCGCCGCCGGTGCCGACACGCCGCCCCTGAGCGAGGATGAGCAGCGGCGCCTGGAGGCGCTCCTGCGGAAGGACCAAGCCTGA
- the trxA gene encoding thioredoxin TrxA, whose amino-acid sequence MSATNKVTDDSFETDVLKSAEPVLVDFWAEWCGPCKMIAPALEELAGKFESKLKIVKLNIDENPQTPSKYGVRGIPTLMLFKNGAVTATKIGALPKSSLEQWIEGSLA is encoded by the coding sequence ATGAGCGCCACCAACAAGGTCACCGACGACAGCTTCGAGACGGACGTTCTCAAGTCGGCCGAGCCGGTTCTGGTCGATTTCTGGGCGGAGTGGTGCGGTCCCTGCAAGATGATCGCCCCCGCCCTGGAAGAGCTGGCCGGCAAGTTCGAGTCCAAGCTGAAGATCGTCAAGCTGAACATCGACGAGAACCCGCAGACCCCCAGCAAGTACGGCGTGCGCGGGATCCCGACCCTGATGCTGTTCAAGAACGGCGCCGTCACCGCCACCAAGATCGGTGCCCTGCCGAAGAGCTCGCTGGAGCAGTGGATCGAAGGCAGCCTGGCCTGA